A genomic region of Papaver somniferum cultivar HN1 chromosome 7, ASM357369v1, whole genome shotgun sequence contains the following coding sequences:
- the LOC113300620 gene encoding pantothenate kinase 2-like, whose product MAEISEHHVPEENNTKSERTGIQEDVPYLALDIGGSLIKLVYFSRHEQSPGEDEDNTDMMKALEHRSHPVHGGWLHFVKFETREINQCLDFIKFKQLHCQVGTDPENKQKGIAANVKVTGAGAHKFADLFMEKIDVMVEKEDEMDCLAIGANFLLKVIQNEAFTFVEGKKESVAIDKNDLFPYLYVNIGSGVVILKIEGDGNYEAVDGTRIGGITCWGLGRLLTKCKSFNEIIELSKRGNIKRIDLFVEDTFGDREYVEKHAQKLNAPPNMNIGSFGKTISENKTLEDCNVEDLSLSLLQMFSLNIAQIASLNARIYGIKRIFFGGSFIKDNTCALEILSSSVHYHSKGTAKAMFLRHEGFVGALGALTRYENKHGIVIMDESQDVETSLKSTFSSHDPLWNFRD is encoded by the exons ATGGCTGAAATATCCGAACACCATGTTCCTGAAGAAAACAACACAAAATCTGAAAGAACAGGAATTCAAGAGGATGTTCCATATTTGGCTCTCGACATCGGAG GATCACTGATCAAGCTCGTGTATTTCTCGAGACATGAGCAATCACCGGGGGAAGATGAAGATAATACTGACATGATGAAGGCTTTGGAACATAGAAGTCACCCTGTTCATGGCGGATGGCTTCATTTTGTAAAATTTGAGACAAGGGAAATCAATCAGTGTTTGGATTTTATCAAATTCAAGCAGCTTCATTGCCAAGTTG GAACTGATccagaaaacaaacaaaaaggaATTGCTGCAAATGTTAAG GTCACTGGGGCTGGAGCACACAAGTTTGCGGATTTGTTTATGGAAAAGATTGATGTTATGGTTGAAAAAGAAGATGAGATGGATTGTCTAGCAATTGGAGCAAATTTCTTGCTTAAG GTAATCCAAAACGAAGCGTTTACCTTCGTAGAGGGAAAAAAGGAAAGTGTTGCTATTGACAAGAATGATTTGTTCCCTTATCTTTACGTGAATATTGGTTCGGGTGTTGTCATACTCAAG ATTGAAGGAGATGGCAATTATGAAGCAGTTGATGGAACTCGTATTGGTGGCATTACTTGTTGGGGGCTCGGGAGGTTGTTGACGAAATGCAAGAG CTTTAATGAGATCATAGAGTTGAGTAAACGCGGAAACATTAAAAGAATAGATTTGTTTGTGGAAGACACCTTTGGTGATCGGGAATATGTTGAGAAACATGCTCAGAAG TTGAATGCACCGCCTAACATGAATATCGGAAGTTTTGGAAAGACAATATCTGAAAATAAAACCCTTGAAGATTGCAATGTGGAAGATTTATCTCTGTCTCTGTTGCAAATGTTCTCGCTCAACATTGCGCAG ATTGCCTCCTTGAATGCCCGTATATATGGAATCAAGAGGATCTTTTTTGGAGGATCATTTATAAAGGACAATACATGTGCCCTGGAGATCCTGTCATCTTCAGTTCATTACCA CTCAAAAGGTACAGCAAAAGCAATGTTTTTACGGCATGAAGGATTTGTAGGAGCATTAGGTGCCCTGACGAGATATGAGAATAAGCATGGCATTGTTATTATGGATGAATCACAAGATGTGGAAACTAGCTTAAAGAGCACATTTTCAAGCCATGATCCACTTTGGAATTTCAGGGACTAG